In Amycolatopsis methanolica 239, a single genomic region encodes these proteins:
- a CDS encoding ADP-ribosylglycohydrolase family protein → MRLTWAQPEDLLAHELVQSAAEGRDVTEVRDRWVAAGGDPAPAVSGAGPRPATPELRALARDLLDELAALPGTPVPHEPDDWDAITELLPPAPELPGGGGRVLDAWTGRAAGCLLGKPVEKIPREGIEEILRATGRWPLDRWFTAVGLPDEVAARWPWNRRSAPTSLAENIDGMPEDDDLNYPMLALTLLEQRGRGFTTDDVAQLWLDNLPAGRVFTAERAAYRNILDARPVPVTATHHNPFREWIGALIRTDVFGWVSPGDVRAAARMAWTDARLSHTRNGIYGAMWAAALASAAMVCGTVDEVLDAAETVIPPDSGLARAVRFGRSLAGLGVDAGLDRLHAEYGHLHWVHVLNNAAVIAFALARGGGEFGPSISIAVTAGWDTDSAAATVGGVVGALHGVPDQWAKPLDDRIATSLPGGEQRITDLAARAAALTVERGAA, encoded by the coding sequence GTGAGGCTGACCTGGGCGCAGCCCGAGGACCTGCTGGCGCACGAGCTGGTGCAGTCCGCCGCCGAGGGCCGGGACGTCACCGAAGTCCGGGACCGCTGGGTCGCGGCCGGGGGCGACCCGGCGCCCGCGGTGAGCGGCGCCGGGCCGCGGCCGGCCACCCCGGAGCTGCGGGCGCTGGCCCGCGACCTGCTCGACGAGCTGGCCGCGCTGCCTGGCACGCCGGTGCCCCATGAACCGGACGACTGGGACGCGATCACCGAGCTGCTGCCGCCCGCGCCGGAACTGCCCGGCGGCGGCGGGCGCGTGCTGGACGCGTGGACCGGCCGCGCCGCCGGGTGCCTGCTCGGCAAGCCGGTCGAGAAGATCCCCCGCGAGGGCATCGAAGAGATCCTGCGCGCCACCGGCCGCTGGCCGCTCGACCGGTGGTTCACCGCCGTCGGACTGCCGGACGAGGTCGCCGCGCGGTGGCCGTGGAACCGCCGCTCCGCCCCGACCTCGCTGGCCGAGAACATCGACGGGATGCCGGAGGACGACGACCTCAACTACCCGATGCTCGCGCTCACGCTCCTGGAGCAGCGCGGCCGCGGCTTCACCACCGACGACGTCGCGCAGCTGTGGCTGGACAACCTGCCCGCCGGCCGCGTGTTCACCGCCGAGCGCGCCGCCTACCGCAACATCCTGGACGCCCGCCCGGTGCCGGTGACCGCCACGCACCACAACCCGTTCCGCGAGTGGATCGGCGCGCTCATCCGGACCGACGTGTTCGGCTGGGTCTCGCCAGGCGACGTGCGCGCGGCGGCCCGGATGGCGTGGACCGACGCCCGCCTGAGCCACACCCGCAACGGCATCTACGGCGCGATGTGGGCCGCCGCGCTCGCTTCGGCGGCGATGGTGTGCGGCACCGTGGACGAGGTGCTGGACGCGGCGGAAACCGTGATCCCGCCGGACAGCGGGCTCGCGCGGGCGGTCCGGTTCGGACGGTCGCTGGCCGGTCTTGGCGTCGACGCCGGCTTGGACCGCCTGCACGCCGAATACGGGCACCTGCACTGGGTCCACGTCCTCAACAACGCGGCCGTCATCGCCTTCGCGCTGGCCAGGGGCGGCGGCGAGTTCGGCCCGAGCATTTCCATCGCGGTCACCGCGGGCTGGGACACCGACTCGGCGGCCGCTACTGTCGGCGGCGTCGTCGGAGCCCTGCACGGGGTGCCGGACCAGTGGGCGAAACCGCTGGACGACCGCATCGCGACCTCGCTGCCGGGCGGGGAGCAGCGCATCACCGATCTCGCGGCCCGCGCGGCCGCCCTGACCGTGGAACGAGGTGCCGCATGA
- a CDS encoding ADP-ribosylglycohydrolase family protein, producing MKPVTWLEDRAVAVITGAAVGDALGGATEGWTPEQIEERHGGRVTGIVGPWFPNWREARPIAPYHKGDGHVTDDTLMTRALVEVYAKRRAHLDAYAMAEDLVPLMIGEPRWVPELESTALLLQRVFLAEKWIVARLHYGHVDPREAGVGNVVNCGAAMYVAPVGIANAGDPRGAYAEAIDLTGAHQSSYGREAAGVFAAMVAASVAPGATLDDVVAAALDVAHDGTAAALRAVVDAFHGWTSAPSNDDEERELARLIRDTVAPYDSVGPQYRQMSMDARRPSRTKSIEELPAALGFVLGHRGDYRGAVLGAVNYGRDADSIAVMAGALCAGLRGTAAVPADWIDAIGEASRMDLRETGRLMAAAAADILKADRERALARLRTLDALDQA from the coding sequence GTGAAGCCGGTGACCTGGCTGGAAGACCGAGCGGTGGCGGTGATCACTGGGGCGGCCGTTGGGGACGCGCTGGGTGGCGCCACCGAGGGGTGGACCCCGGAACAGATCGAGGAGCGCCACGGCGGCCGGGTGACCGGCATCGTCGGGCCGTGGTTCCCGAACTGGCGGGAGGCGCGCCCGATCGCGCCGTACCACAAGGGGGACGGGCACGTCACCGACGACACCCTGATGACCCGCGCGCTCGTCGAGGTGTACGCGAAGCGCCGCGCGCACCTCGACGCGTACGCGATGGCCGAGGACCTGGTGCCGCTGATGATCGGCGAACCGAGGTGGGTGCCCGAACTGGAGTCGACCGCGCTGCTGCTGCAGCGGGTGTTCCTGGCGGAGAAGTGGATCGTCGCCCGGCTCCACTACGGGCACGTCGACCCGCGGGAGGCCGGCGTCGGCAACGTCGTCAACTGCGGCGCCGCGATGTACGTGGCGCCGGTCGGGATCGCCAACGCCGGGGACCCGCGTGGCGCCTACGCCGAGGCGATCGACCTGACCGGCGCCCACCAGTCCAGCTACGGCCGTGAGGCGGCCGGCGTGTTCGCGGCGATGGTCGCGGCGTCGGTCGCCCCCGGCGCGACGCTGGACGACGTGGTCGCGGCGGCGCTGGACGTCGCGCACGACGGCACCGCCGCCGCCCTCCGCGCCGTGGTGGACGCCTTCCACGGCTGGACTTCCGCGCCGTCGAACGACGACGAGGAGCGGGAGCTGGCCCGGCTGATCCGGGACACGGTCGCGCCGTACGACTCGGTGGGGCCGCAGTACCGGCAGATGTCGATGGACGCGCGGCGCCCGTCGCGCACCAAGTCCATCGAGGAGCTGCCCGCCGCGCTCGGGTTCGTGCTCGGCCACCGCGGCGACTACCGCGGCGCGGTCCTGGGCGCGGTGAACTACGGCCGGGACGCCGACTCGATCGCAGTGATGGCGGGCGCCTTGTGCGCCGGTCTCCGTGGCACGGCGGCTGTGCCAGCCGACTGGATCGACGCGATCGGCGAGGCGAGCAGGATGGACCTCCGCGAGACCGGGCGGCTGATGGCCGCGGCCGCCGCGGACATCCTAAAGGCGGACCGGGAACGCGCACTGGCGCGGCTGCGGACGCTGGACGCGCTGGACCAGGCGTGA
- a CDS encoding ABC transporter substrate-binding protein encodes MKSRRLVAAALAAAASLLFTACSSGGDSADGPVTLKFQSLSDQPAAIAATNKIVDDWNKAHPDVKVEVVQAGWDGVYDKLITQFNAGSAPDIIHYEAAGVVPFAKDGYLADLTPYLSEQKKTDIPKGVLDSVTVDNQVIAYPTELQSYVVFANRALLQKAGVTIPAGDTMTWDQLREIAKATTRDGAYGLGWGLSSPTAAMVALAPGFGGKYFDGTGTDAKISVGQGEMALPQLVDAMAHQDNSILPVTLTQSGSKALAPFYAGQTAMTIQGSFQAANIAKDAPAGFDWVVLPPLAGPAGPAQAANPQTLSVNKDSAHVEQAAQFIEFFTNTENLAALNEADALIPATTSAREALTTKLGAQNGWKEILSSGQYLTSAPYLFVDKYAQWKDTVATPAYQKFLAKQIDAAGLSKELTDGWNSINR; translated from the coding sequence ATGAAGTCTCGACGTTTGGTGGCGGCCGCGCTCGCGGCGGCCGCGAGCCTGCTGTTCACCGCGTGCTCCAGTGGCGGTGACAGCGCCGACGGCCCGGTGACGCTCAAGTTCCAGTCCCTGTCCGACCAGCCCGCGGCGATCGCGGCGACGAACAAGATCGTCGACGACTGGAACAAGGCGCACCCCGACGTCAAGGTCGAGGTGGTGCAGGCAGGCTGGGACGGTGTCTATGACAAGCTGATCACGCAGTTCAACGCGGGCAGCGCGCCGGACATCATCCACTACGAGGCCGCCGGTGTCGTCCCGTTCGCCAAGGACGGCTACCTCGCCGACCTCACGCCGTACCTGTCGGAGCAGAAGAAGACCGACATCCCCAAGGGCGTGCTGGACTCGGTCACCGTGGACAACCAGGTGATCGCCTACCCGACCGAGCTGCAGTCCTATGTGGTCTTCGCCAACCGGGCGCTGCTGCAGAAGGCCGGGGTCACCATCCCTGCCGGTGACACGATGACCTGGGACCAGCTGCGGGAGATCGCCAAGGCGACCACCCGCGACGGCGCCTACGGCCTCGGCTGGGGCCTGTCCAGCCCGACCGCCGCGATGGTCGCGCTCGCGCCCGGCTTCGGCGGCAAGTACTTCGACGGCACCGGCACCGACGCGAAGATCAGCGTCGGCCAGGGTGAGATGGCCCTGCCGCAGCTGGTGGACGCGATGGCGCACCAGGACAACTCGATCCTGCCGGTCACGCTGACCCAGTCCGGTTCCAAGGCGCTGGCGCCGTTCTACGCTGGGCAGACCGCGATGACGATCCAGGGTTCGTTCCAGGCCGCGAACATCGCCAAGGACGCGCCCGCCGGCTTCGACTGGGTCGTGCTGCCGCCGCTGGCCGGTCCCGCCGGTCCCGCGCAGGCCGCCAACCCGCAGACGCTGTCGGTGAACAAGGACTCCGCGCACGTCGAGCAGGCCGCGCAGTTCATCGAGTTCTTCACCAACACCGAGAACCTGGCCGCGCTCAACGAGGCCGACGCGCTGATCCCGGCGACCACCTCGGCCCGCGAGGCGCTGACCACGAAGCTCGGCGCGCAGAACGGCTGGAAGGAGATCCTGTCCTCGGGTCAGTACCTCACCTCCGCGCCGTACCTGTTCGTCGACAAGTACGCGCAGTGGAAGGACACCGTCGCGACCCCGGCCTACCAGAAGTTCCTGGCGAAGCAGATCGACGCGGCCGGTCTGTCGAAGGAATTGACGGACGGCTGGAACAGCATCAACCGGTAG
- a CDS encoding ribokinase: protein MTGQVVVVGSANVDLVVDVPRHPGGGETILGGDLRRTPGGKGANSAVAAARAGGAETTFVGALGRDESAELLLASLGGAGVRTDLVSRVDAPTGTALITVSPDGENAIVVSPGANARLELTAAQVERIARADVVLAQLEIPLDMVRAAAAARRPGARMVLNAAPSQDLPGDVWAALDLLIVNEYEAADLAHTHAAPEELAAALLERVPAVVITLGAEGSLVAQRDRASVRVPGVKVDAVDTTGAGDTFCGVLAAGLARGLDLAGAARLAGAAAALAVTRPGAQDAVPTVAEVEESAK, encoded by the coding sequence ATGACCGGGCAGGTCGTGGTCGTGGGCTCGGCCAACGTCGACCTCGTCGTCGACGTGCCGCGCCATCCGGGTGGCGGGGAGACGATCCTCGGCGGCGACCTGCGCCGCACGCCCGGTGGCAAGGGCGCGAACTCGGCCGTCGCCGCCGCGCGGGCCGGGGGAGCGGAGACCACGTTCGTCGGCGCGCTGGGCCGCGACGAGTCCGCCGAGCTGCTGCTGGCTTCCCTAGGCGGAGCCGGGGTCCGCACCGACCTGGTGTCCCGTGTGGACGCTCCGACCGGCACCGCGCTCATCACCGTCTCCCCGGACGGCGAGAACGCCATCGTGGTCTCGCCCGGCGCCAACGCGCGCCTCGAGCTGACCGCCGCCCAGGTCGAGCGGATCGCGCGCGCCGACGTCGTGCTGGCGCAGCTGGAGATCCCGCTCGACATGGTCCGCGCGGCCGCCGCCGCGCGACGGCCGGGCGCCCGGATGGTGCTCAACGCGGCGCCGTCGCAGGACCTGCCCGGCGACGTGTGGGCCGCGCTGGACCTGCTGATCGTCAACGAGTACGAGGCCGCCGACCTCGCGCACACCCACGCCGCGCCGGAGGAGCTGGCGGCGGCGCTGCTGGAGCGGGTGCCCGCCGTGGTGATCACCCTCGGCGCCGAGGGATCCCTGGTGGCGCAACGGGACCGCGCGTCCGTGCGGGTTCCGGGCGTCAAGGTGGACGCGGTCGACACGACCGGCGCCGGGGACACCTTCTGCGGCGTGCTCGCGGCCGGGCTCGCCCGCGGGCTGGACCTGGCCGGCGCCGCCCGGCTCGCCGGTGCCGCGGCCGCCCTCGCGGTCACCCGGCCTGGCGCGCAGGACGCCGTGCCCACCGTCGCGGAGGTCGAGGAGAGCGCGAAATGA